The DNA window AGTCTGTTGGCCATTGAAAGTATTGAAAAGATGCAGAAAATGGGCCTGGACGTCGGGCCCGGTGATTTTGCTGAAAATCTAACCACCGAGGGAATTGATTTGGTTTCACTGCCCATTGGCACCAAGGTTAAAATTGGGGATCAGGCCATTGGCGAGGTAACCCAAATTGGTAAAGAATGTCATCATGGTTGTGCCATTAGGCAACAAGCCGGTGATTGTGTTATGCCCAGAGAAGGGATCTTTATTAAAGTGCTGCAGGAAGGCAAAGTTAAAGTAGGAGATAAAATTGAACAAATAGCCGAGGATAAAAATTAGCATGTCGGTGCCAGTGGTTTCAGTTGTTGGTTGGGCCAATAGCGGCAAAACCACTTTTTTGGAAAAGCTAATTGCTGAGCTAAAAAGCCGGGGCTACAATGTTGGTATCATTAAACACCATCATGATAATGTAGAACTGGACAGGCCGGGAAAAGATACCTATCGCCATGCCCAGGCAGGGGCCGATGCGGTAATTATTGCCAGTCCCCAAAAAATTGGTGTGGTGCGAAAAACATCTGACGAATGGCCGCTAGAAAAATTGGTAGAATTATTAACTGATATGGATATCGTTATTACCGAAGGATATAAAAGAGCAGCTACTGCTAAACTAGAAATTTATCGCCAGGGTGTTTCTCCTGGCCCCGCTGCAGATGACAAACATTTGCTGGCAGTGATTAGTGATGGTGATTTAAACAGAGATGTGCCGGTATATAATTGGAATGACGCCAGAGGAGTAGCCGATTTGTTGGAAACGAAGTTGCTGAGGTGTTAACATGTCAGAGTTAAATGCAACCCAATTAGAACGCTATAAGCGCAATATTTTGTTGGCCGGTGTGGGAGAATCTGGACAGCAACAACTGTTAAAGGCCAAAGTTCTCATTGTGGGCGCTGGGGGCTTGGGATCGCCAGTGGCCTTTTATTTAGCTGCCGCCGGTGTGGGCACTTTAGGCATCATCGATGCGGACACAGTGGATAACTCTAACTTACAACGGCAAATTATTCATAATGAAAACGACTTGGGCAAAGCTAAAGTGGTGTCGGCAAAGGAAAAGCTACAGGCTTTAAACAAAGATGTGCAGGTAATTACTTATCAAGAGCGGTTGACCGAAAGTAATGCCGATGAGCGCATAACTGCTTATCAATTGGTAATAGATGCAACAGATAATTTTGCTGCTAGACAAATAATTAATAGAGCCTGCCAGCGGCAGCGGATACCTTTTATCTATGGTGGTGTACTGGCCATGCAGGGGCAAGCTATGACCTTTATACCCGGTGAAGGGCCTTGTTTTAGTTGTGTTTTTCGCCATCAACCACTGGCTAACGCCCCCACTACATCAACCGTTGGCATATTAGGTGCGGTGCCGGGAGTTATTGGTTCTCTGCAGGCCGCTGAAGCAATTAAGTTATTGTTAAATCTTGGCAAGCCAATGGTGGGCAGGCTGTTTACCATTAACCTGCTTGACATGGTCAGTGATGTGATTGAAATACTGCCTGATCCTAAATGCCCGGTATGTGGTCAAAGCCACTAATATATTTAAAAAATATCAATTTTGGCTGACAAATAATATTGTCATAAATAAATATAAGGACTATAATATTTATGATGGATAGATAAAAATATGCATTGCCCGCATGCTTTTAGCGGGTGTTTTTTGATTACCACAGGAAAGGTGGCGGTGGTGGAATAAATTAATTAATAATCATCTATTAGACGTATGACAACTAAATATTTTTTATATTCTGAGGAGGTACTAGGCATGCCAGAACAATATTATGCCACATTTGCAATAGTAGTTTTCTTAATTGTTTATGCATTAATTATGTCCGAAAAAATTCACCGGACAATCGTAGCGCTGGCGGGCGCTATTTTAGTTGTGATTGTTGGGGCAATAGACTATGAGCAAGCCATTCATCACATCGACTGGAATACCATCGGCTTATTAATTGGTATGATGATAATTGTGGGTATTACTAAAAAATCAGGGGTTTTTGAATTTTTAGCTATTTGGTCAGCCAAAAAAGCCAAGGGTGAGCCAATGGCCATTTTGGTTGCTTTGTGTACCATTACCGCTTTTGCATCAGCGTTTTTGGACAATGTTACCACGGTATTATTGATTGTGCCAGTGACATTTTCTATTACCAGAGAGTTAAAAATTAGCCCGATGCCGTTTTTAATTAGTGAAATTTTAGCTGCCAATATTGGTGGTACTGCTACGTTAATTGGTGATCCCCCTAACATTATGATTAGTGGTCCAGCGGGACTAAGTTTTATGGATTTTATTATCAATTTAGCTCCAGTGGTAATAGTGATTTATATCGCTACTATTTTGATATTGCGGGTGATTTACCGCAAAGATTTACATGCTAAAGAAGAATTAAAACAAAGAATTATGCAATTTGATGCTGCTAAGGAATTGAAAGACCGAGTGCTGATGAAAAAAGCGTTATTAGTTTTAGCCCTTACAGTTGTCGGTTTTATGCTTCATAATGTACTCCACATAGAAAACTCAGTCATTGCCTTGGCTGGTGCCACTCTGCTTTTATTAATTAGCAGAGAAGAACCGGAAGAGGCATTGCTGGCAGTGGAATGGCCATCAATTTTCTTCTTTGTGGGACTGTTTATATTAGTAGGCTCACTGCAAGAAAATGGGGTTATTGCTAAAATAGCTGAGTATGCCATTGAGGTTACCGGTGGTGACCTGCTGAAAACCGGTATGTTAATTCTTTGGTTATCGGCCATTGCATCGGCCTTTGTAGACAATATTCCCTTTGTGGCCACAATGATTCCAATGATTATTGAAATGGGACCCCAGGGTATGAACGTTATTGGTGACCTAAACCCACTGTGGTGGTCATTGGCTCTGGGTGCTTGCTTAGGTGGTAACGGCACTTTAATTGGAGCCTCTGCCAACGTTATTGTTTCCGGTATGGCAGCTAAAGAAGGTCACCCCATGAGTTTTCTGGGCTATATGAAAATAGCTTTTCCTTTAATGATTATGTCTATTGTTATCAGTACTATTTATCTATACCTATTCTACCTGAGCTAGAATTTAAATAGTAAATGGCGGGCAGCAAAACTTGTTGTCCGTTATTTCTATATTTATAGTGAAAAAAATATTGTCACCATAAGTTTGTCAGAGGTATAATAAATACTATAAGCACCTTCGTCAATTTTTTTTAGTAAGGATTGTGACTGTTGGCACATTCGTGAAATTATTGGGGGGTGATAATTGGCTAGCTATTGTTAATGGAAAAAACAATTTTGTATAAGCACATTTAAGTGGATCATCAACTGGGTATTAGCGAAGCACATTACTCTTTCATATAATTGGTCAAAATGCAAATTATAAGTTATTTTAAGCGCCTTAACTACAAGATGAAAATTCGACCCTAAAGGGGGATTGAAAATGAAAACAGTTAAGAAAAAGCATGCACGGACAATAGAAAGCCACCTAAAAAACTATAAAGCTTATAAGGTTGCAATGAAAAATTTGCAACAATCTCTAGATGAAATATTACCCAATATCACCACCAATTACACTTGGCGAGAGGGGTATAGCGGCATCTTTAAAATTGTATCCACGACTGAAAATGCAGTGTTAGACAGAGTCGCGGGATCTAAAGCTGTGTATTTAAGAGAACAGCTAAATATTTACCAGACAATTGTTAAATCAATTGATGGGGCAATGGAAGTACTAGACGATGATGAAGTTAAATTTGTTAAATGCCGTTATTTTGA is part of the Peptococcaceae bacterium 1198_IL3148 genome and encodes:
- a CDS encoding MOSC domain-containing protein, which encodes MGKIVAVCTSPEKGMRKKNVGSGNLVIDFGLEGDAHGGKWHRQVSLLAIESIEKMQKMGLDVGPGDFAENLTTEGIDLVSLPIGTKVKIGDQAIGEVTQIGKECHHGCAIRQQAGDCVMPREGIFIKVLQEGKVKVGDKIEQIAEDKN
- the mobB gene encoding molybdopterin-guanine dinucleotide biosynthesis protein B; this translates as MSVPVVSVVGWANSGKTTFLEKLIAELKSRGYNVGIIKHHHDNVELDRPGKDTYRHAQAGADAVIIASPQKIGVVRKTSDEWPLEKLVELLTDMDIVITEGYKRAATAKLEIYRQGVSPGPAADDKHLLAVISDGDLNRDVPVYNWNDARGVADLLETKLLRC
- a CDS encoding HesA/MoeB/ThiF family protein — translated: MSELNATQLERYKRNILLAGVGESGQQQLLKAKVLIVGAGGLGSPVAFYLAAAGVGTLGIIDADTVDNSNLQRQIIHNENDLGKAKVVSAKEKLQALNKDVQVITYQERLTESNADERITAYQLVIDATDNFAARQIINRACQRQRIPFIYGGVLAMQGQAMTFIPGEGPCFSCVFRHQPLANAPTTSTVGILGAVPGVIGSLQAAEAIKLLLNLGKPMVGRLFTINLLDMVSDVIEILPDPKCPVCGQSH
- a CDS encoding ArsB/NhaD family transporter, whose amino-acid sequence is MPEQYYATFAIVVFLIVYALIMSEKIHRTIVALAGAILVVIVGAIDYEQAIHHIDWNTIGLLIGMMIIVGITKKSGVFEFLAIWSAKKAKGEPMAILVALCTITAFASAFLDNVTTVLLIVPVTFSITRELKISPMPFLISEILAANIGGTATLIGDPPNIMISGPAGLSFMDFIINLAPVVIVIYIATILILRVIYRKDLHAKEELKQRIMQFDAAKELKDRVLMKKALLVLALTVVGFMLHNVLHIENSVIALAGATLLLLISREEPEEALLAVEWPSIFFFVGLFILVGSLQENGVIAKIAEYAIEVTGGDLLKTGMLILWLSAIASAFVDNIPFVATMIPMIIEMGPQGMNVIGDLNPLWWSLALGACLGGNGTLIGASANVIVSGMAAKEGHPMSFLGYMKIAFPLMIMSIVISTIYLYLFYLS